In Carassius auratus strain Wakin unplaced genomic scaffold, ASM336829v1 scaf_tig00000876, whole genome shotgun sequence, the following proteins share a genomic window:
- the LOC113069101 gene encoding protein FAM13A-like, whose product MALLLKKNPDPFMQMGAIDVLSVCVETPRAVFGVPLIRLRKSGQMRQGLPLVLTHIVEFVEKHGLSEIGLFRTCGSVKRCKELRKSFDEGGFPEFDPWDILALASLLKVFLRELPGGLIPEPHRTQLLKVFKDSQKEELNQAVRTVLNSLPEEHFNILCYLMFFLSRVAAESHLNLMTSKNLSVVFGPSIFHIPLGPTMVEEQGQCNALIEHLLDNLIHLLPNMYPHASTSNTAEEMDWTDEKCVQQLPLKEIRLKVPKIGRLGRLRKRLRGFWRKLCSCTYSDTESGKASRDPVIGK is encoded by the exons ATGGCTCTGCTGCTGAAAAAAAACCCCGATCCTTTCATGCAAATGGGAGCGATTGATGTTTTATCAGTGTGT GTGGAAACACCAAGAGCCGTGTTCGGTGTGCCCCTCATCAGACTGAGGAAGAGCGGACAGATGAGGCAGGGTCTTCCTCTGGTGCTCACACACATAGTGGAGTTTGTGGAGAAGCATG gtCTCAGTGAGATTGGCCTGTTCAGAACCTGTGGTTCAGTGAAACGCTGCAAGGAACTGAGGAAAAGTTTTGATGAAGGAGGCTTTCCAGAGTTTGACCCTTGGGATATTCTTGCTTTGGCCTCCTTATTGAAAGTTTTCCTGAGGGAATTGCCTGGAGGACTTATTCCAGAGCCACACAGAACACAGCTGCTGAAGGTGTTCAAGG ATTCACAAAAGGAAGAACTGAATCAGGCTGTGAGGACCGTGCTGAACAGTCTTCCAGAGGAACATTTTAATATCCTCTGCTACCTAATGTTCTTCCTGTCCCGTGTTGCTGCTGAGAGTCATCTAAATCTTATGACATCTAAAAACTTGTCAGTAGTTTTTGGACCCAGCATTTTTCA CATTCCTTTGGGCCCCACCATGGTTGAAGAACAGGGGCAGTGTAATGCTTTGATTGAGCACCTGCTGGATAACCTGATCCACCTGCTGCCAAACATGTACCCTCATGCATCCACCAGCAACACAGCA gaGGAAATGGACTGGACTGATGAAAAGTGTGTCCAACAACTGCCACTCAAAGAAATAAG ATTAAAGGTTCCCAAAATTGGACGACTTGGGCGATTGAGAAAACGATTAAGAGGTTTTTGGAGAAAGTTGTGCTCATGCACTTACAG TGACACAGAGAGTGGAAAAGCCTCTAGAGACCCAGTTATAGGAAAGTAA